The Actinomadura graeca nucleotide sequence GCCGGCGAGGTCCAGCAGGAACGAGCGTGCCGGGTTGTTGGCGGCCCGCCCGCGCACGTAGGTCGCGACGACGTCGACGGGGAAGGGGACGTCGAGGCGGCGGGACACGATGATCTTCTGGTAGGCGCCGGCCTCGATGTCCGCCACGGCCCGCGCGACCCGCGGCTTGTACTCCGCGGCGCCGACCCGGACGTCGACCGGGGCGGGCTCGGCGGGGGCCGCGGCGCCGGTGCCGGCGATGAGCCCGGCGAGCCGCCCGGCCTCGCCGGGGCCGGCGGCGGTCACGCGCGCCAGTCCGTCCGCGACGCGCACCTCGGCGCGGGGGACGACCAGGTGGGCGAGCCGCCCGGCGGGACGGGGCGCGGCGAACTCGAACGCGATCCAGCCGTAGGCGTTCCACACCGGCAGGGGAGAGGCGGCGAACGCCTCCCGCAGGACGTCGGCGGGCCGTCCCGACCAGGGTGCGCTCGCCGTGCCGGTGTCCGGCCAGCGCGTGCGGACCTCGCCGGCGTCGAGCACCACCTCGCCGAGCACGCCGCCCGCGAAGGTGTAGGAGCCCGGCCGCTCGTAGACGACGTAGTCGTCGTACAGCCCCGATCCCGCCAGGCGGGCCATGAGCGCGAGGGGGTCGGACGTGCACTCCGCCACGATCTCCGTGGAGGTCTGATCGATGCTGAGACCGGAGGACAAGGCAGCACAACCTTTCTGTTGTGACGGAACGTCCCAAGACTTAGGTAAGGCTAACCTTGCAGGAAAAACCGAGGCAAGGCTAACCTAACCGGCGTCGGCAGGACCACAACGGAAGAGTTGAGCGTGCGGGATCAGACGACGGTGGCACGGCGGCGCGAGCTCATGCGGCGGATGATGGCGGAGGCCGGACTCGGCCCCGACACCGCCCGGCCGGTCCCTCGCGGATCCGATGGGCCGGCCCCTCTTTCGTACGCGCAGCAGAGCATGTGGCTCCACCATCGCACCTTCCCCGCCAGCCCCGCCTACAACGTGTGCCTGCTGATCCGGATGTCGGGACCGCTCGACACCGGGGCGCTGCGCGACGCGCTGCGCGGCCTGATCCGGCGCCACGCGATCCTGCGGACGGTCTACGCGGACGCCCCGGACGGCGCCCCGGACGGCGCCCCGGACGGCGCCCCCGATGGCCGGGCGGTGCAGATCGTCACCGACGACGACACGCTCGACCTGGAGCCCGCCGGATGCGGCGACGCCGACGCGCGGGCGGCGGAGCTGGCGGCGCTGCCCTTCGACCTGCGGGCCGAGCGCCCGATCCGCCTGGAGCTGCTCCGGCTGGGGGAGGACGAGCACGCCCTGGTGCTCGTCGTCCACCACATCGCGTGGGACGGGATGACGTGGGGGTCGCTGTCACGCGACCTCTCGGCGCTGTACCGGGCGGCCGTGACCGGGGGACCCGACGGGCTGCCCCGCCTGGACGTCCAGTACGCCGACTTCGCCGAGTGGGAGCAGAAGCGGCCCGCCGACGAGGCCGACCTGGCGTACTGGCGCGGGCGCCTGGACCCGCCGCCACCGCCGCTCGACCTGCCCTCCGACCGGCCGCGCGGTACCGTCCTGTCCGAGGAGGGCGGGCGGAGGGCCCGGCGGTTCGACGACGCGGTGACCGAGGGGATGAGGCGCCTCGCGGCGGAGGAGAACCTCACGCCGTACATGGTGATGCTCACCGCCTACGCCGTCCTGCTGCACCGCTACACCGGCACCGACGACGTGGCGGTCGGGTCGGCGGTGATGAACCGCGAGCACGTCGAGATCGAGCGGCTCGTCGGCAACTTCGGCAACACGCTCGTGCTGCGCACCGACCTGTCCGGCGCGCCGACCTTCCGGGAGGCGCTGCGGCGCACCGGGCGGACCTGCGCCGAGGGCTTCGCGCACCAGGCGCTGCCGTACGACCGGATCGTGCAGGAGCTCCGGCCCGCGCGCGGGCGTGGGCGGTCGGCGTTCTTCGACACGATGCTGCTGTTCCTCGCGCAGGAGATCGGCGAGCTGGACCTGCCCGGGGTGACGTCCGGCTGGACGCACGTCCACAACAGGACGACGCACTTCGACCTGTCGCTGGAGGCGTTCGTCCGGGCGCAGGGCATGACCGTCGAGGCGACGTTCCGGCGCGAGATGTTCGACGACGGGCGCGTCGACGCCCTCCTCGGCCACCTGGAGACGCTGCTCGGCGACGCGCTCGCCGACCCGGACCGCCCGATCGGCGCGCTGGAGCTGATGACCGCGGGCGAGCGCGCGCTGATCGACGGCGCCAACGCGACCGCGCGCGACGTCCCGGACACGACCGTGGTCGCGCTCTTCGAGGAGCAGGCCGCGCGGACGCCGGACGCCACCGCGGTCGAGTCGGGGGCCGGGACGCTGACCTACGCCGAGCTGGACCGGCGCTCGTCCGCGCTGGCCGCCGCGCTGCGCGGGCGCGGCGCCGGGCCGGACCGCGTCGTCGCGCTCGCCGTCCCGCGCACGCCCGACCTGGTCGTGGCGCTGCTCGGCGTGCTGAAGTCCGGCGCCGCGTACCTGCCGCTCGACCTGGACCACCCGCCGGACCGGCTCGCCTACATGCTGGACGACGCTCGCCCGCTCTGCGCCGTCGTCACGCCCGCCACGCGCGGCCTCCTCCCGGACGGCGCGGACCTCCTCGTCCTGGACGGGGCGCCGCCGGACGTCCCCGCGGACGCCCCCGCGTCCTGGCCCGCCGCCGCGGACGACCTCGCCTACGTGATCTACACCTCGGGCTCGACCGGGCGTCCCAAGGGCGTGGCGATCCCGCACGGCGCCCTCGCGAACTTCCTGCTCGCGACGCGCGCGCGGCTCGGCCTCGACGTCGGTGACCGGCTCGCCGCGGTCACGACGGTCGCGTTCGACATCGCCGCGCTGGAGCTGTACGGGCCGCTGATCAGCGGCGCGGCCGTCGTGCTCGCGTCCCGGGAGGCCGTCCGCGACCCCGGCGCCCTGGCGGCGCTGCTGAAGGACGCGACGGTCGTGCAGGGCACCCCGTCGCTGCTCGGCACGCTCGACCCGGCGGCGTTCGAGGGGCTGCGGGTCCTGGTCGGCGGCGAGGCGCTGCCCCGGCCGCTGGCCGGGGCGCTGGAGCGCGCCGCCCGCGCCGCCGGCACGCCCGCCGCCAACATGTACGGGCCGACCGAGGCGACGATCTGGGCGACGTCCGCCGACCTGCCCGCCACCGGGATCGGCCGGCCCTTCTGGAACATTCGCGCCCACGTGCTGGACGCCGCGCTGCGGCCCGTCCCGCCGGGGATCCCCGGTGAGCTGTACCTGGCCGGCGCCCAGCTCGCCCGCGGGTACGCCGGGCGGCCCGGCCTCACCGCGGAGCGGTTCGTCGCCGACCCGTCCGGCCCGCCCGGGGCCCGCATGTACCGGACGGGCGACCTCGCCCGGTGGAACCGGGACGGGACCCTCGACTACCTCGGCCGCACCGACGACCAGGTCAAGATCCGCGGGTTCCGGATCGAGCCGGCGGAGGCGCAGGCCGTGCTCGCCGCGCAGCCGGGCGTGGCGCAGGCCGCGGTCGTCGTCCGCGAGGACCGGCCCGGGGAACCGAGGCTCGTCGGCTACTACGTGCCGTCCGGCGAGACCGGCGACCTGCGCGGCGCGCTCGCCGGGGCGCTGCCCGACTACATGGTCCCCTCCGCGCTCGTCCCCCTGGAGGCACTGCCTAGGACGGTCAACGGCAAGCTCGACCGCGCCGCGCTCCCCGACCCGGGGGATGTGCCGTCCGGGCGGACGTCGGGGCGCGCCCCCCGCGACGCCCGCGAAGCCGCCTTGTGCGCCATCTTCGCCGAGCTGCTCGGCCTGGAACGGGTCGGCGTCGACGACGACTTCTTCGCCCTGGGCGGCCACTCGCTGCTGGCCACGAGGGTCGCGGCGAAGGCCCGCGCGGTGCTGGGCGGGTCCCTGTCGATCGCGGACGTCTTCGAGGCGCCCACCGTCGCCGCGCTCGCCCCGAGGCTCGCGGCGGCGACCGGGCCGCGCGTCCGGGACGTGGAGCGGCCCGCGGTCGTCCCGGCATCGGCCGCGCAGCGGGGCCTGTGGCTTGAGGAGCGCCTGCGCGGGCCCTCGCCCTCGTACGCGCTGCCGCTCGGGCTGCGGCTGCGCGGGCCCGTGGACCCCGGGGCGCTGCGGGCGGCGTTCGCCGACGTCGTCGCACGCCACGAGGCCCTGCGGACGCTGCTCGTCGAGGGCCCCGACGGGCTGCCCGTCCAGAGGATCCTCGACGAGTCCGCCGCCGCCGCGTCCGCCGTCTTCACCGTCGTCGACTCCCGGGGGGAGTCCCCTGGCCGCAGTGAGGCGGCCGCCGCCTCGCACGTGTTCGACATCGGCGCCGACCTGCCCGTCCGGGGCACCCTGATCCGCACCGGCGACGAGGACTGGTCGCTGGTCCTGCTGCTGCACCACGCCGCCGCCGACGAGTGGTCGTTCACGCCGCTGCTCGCCGACCTCGCCCGCGCCTACGAGGCGCGCCGCGAGGGCCGCGCGCCCGGCTGGGAGCCGCTGCCCGTCCAGTACGCCGACTACGCGACCTGGGAGCGTGAGGCCGCGCCCGCGGCCGGCGCCCGGCTCGGCTTCTGGGCGGACACCCTCGCGGGGGCGCCCGCGGAGACCGTCCTGCCGTTCGACCGCCCCCGCCCGGCCGAGGCGAGCCACCGGGGCGGGCTGGTGCCGTTCCGGCTCCCCGCCGCCGGGGTGCGGCGGCTGGCCCGCGAGACCGGGACCAGCGTGTTCATGGTGCTGCACGCCGCGGTCGCCGCGCTGCTGCAGCGCTCCGGCGCCGGTGACGACATCGTGCTCGGCTCGCCCATCGCCGGGCGCGGGGATGAGGACCTCGCCGGGCTGGTCGGGGTGTTCGTCAACCCGCTCGTGCTGCGCGCCGACCTGTCGGGCGACCCGGCGTTCGCGGAGCTGCTCGACCGGGTGCGCGCCGCCGACCTCGCCGCGTTCTCGCACGCCGACGTCCCGTTCGAGCGGGTCGTCGAGCGGCTCGCGCCCGAGCGCTCCCTCGCGCGCGGCCCGCTGTTCCAGGTGATGATCGTCCACCAGCGGCTGGACGACGTGCGGCTCGCGCTGCCGGGCGTGCGCGCCGAGCCGTTCCTGCCCGAGACCGGCGGCGTGAAGTTCGACCTGGACCTGTACTTCGCCGAGGGCGACGACGAGGTGGAGGGCTTCGCCGCGTTCGCCGCCGACCTGTTCGACCGGAGCACGGTCGAGGGACTGCTGGACGGCCTCGGCGCGCTGATCGGCCAGGTCGCCGCCGACCCGGGCCGGAGGCTGTCCACGCTGGGCGCGCCGGTCGCGCACCCCGACACCGCGCGGGACCTGCCGCTCGGGACGGCCGCCGCGCTGTTCGAGGCGCAGGCCGCCCGCACGCCGGACAGGACGGCGCTCGTCTTCGGCGCGACCTGCCTCACCTACGCCGAGCTCGACCGCCGCGCCGAGGCGCTCGCCGACCGGCTCGCGGCGGCCGGCGCGGGACCGGAGCGGGTCGTCGCGCTCGCCCTGCCGCGCTCGGACGCGTTCGCGGTGGCGCTGCTGGCGGTGCTGAAGACCGGCGCCGCGTACCTCCCCCTCGACCTGACGTACCCGGCCGCGCGGATCGAGGCGATGCTGGAGGCCGTCCGCCCGCTGCTCGTCCTCGGCCGGGACGAGCCGCCCGCGGACGCGCCCCGCCGCGCCCGCCCCGAGGTCTCGCCCGGCCACCTCGCCTACGTCGTCTTCACCTCGGGTTCGACCGGGGCGCCGAAGGCCGTCGCCGGGACGCAGCGGGCCCTGGCGAACCGGCTCGCCTGGGGCGCGGGCCTGACCGTCCCCGGCGTCCGCGTCGCCAAGAGCTCGCCCGCGTTCATCGACGGCTCCACCGAACTGCTCGGCGGCCTGGTCGCCGGGGACACCGTGGCCGTCGCCGACGACGCGACCGCCACCGACGCCGTCGCGCTCGCGGAGTTCGCCGGGCGGCACGGCGCCGAGGTGGTCACGCTCGTCCCGAGCCTGCTGGCCGCGCTGGCCGACAACGGGCTGCCCGCGTCCGTCACCACCTGGATCAGCAGCGGCGAGGCGCTGCCGCCCGCGCTCGCCGCGCGGATCCCGGCGCGGCTCGTCGACCTCTACGGCTGCTCGGAGGCAGCCGGCGACAGCCTCGCCGCCGAGGCCGGCGGGGGGCTGGCGCCCATCGCCAACACCCGCGCGCACGTGCTGGACGCGGCGCTCCGCGAGGTCCCCGCCGGCGAGCTGTACCTGGCGGGCGACGGCCTCGCCCGCGGCTACCTCGGCGACCCGGCCCGGACCGCCGAGCGGTTCGTCGCAAACCCGTTCGGCCCGCCGGGCTCACGCCTCTACCGCACCGGCGACCGCGTGCGCCGCCGCCGGGACGGGACCCTGGACTTCCTCGGCCGCGCCGACGACCAGATCACCATCCGCGGGTTCCGGATCGAGCCGGGCGAGGTGGAGGCGGCGCTCGCCGCGCAGCCCGGCGTCCGCCGCGCCGCCGTCGCCGCCCACGGCTCGCGCCTGGTCGGGTACGTCGTGGGCGACGCCGACCCCGGCACGCTGGACGGGCGGCTCCGCGCCGTCCTGCCCGGCCACCTCGTCCCGTCCGACCTGGTCGTCCTCGACGAGCTGCCGCTCAACCCGAACGGCAAGGTGGACCGGCGGGCCCTGCCCGCGCCGGGGGCGCCCGCCGCCGGGCGGGCGCCCGGCACCGAGAGGGAACGCGTCCTCGCGCGCCTCGCCGCGACCGTCCTCGGCCGCGCGGACGTCGGCGCCGACGACGACTTCTTCCGCGCCGGGGGCGACAGCATCAGCGCGGCCCTGCTGGTCGCGCGCGCCCGCCGCGCCGGGCTGGTGTTCACCGTCCGCGACGTGTTCCGGCTGCGGACCGTCGAGGCCCTCGCCGGGGCCGCGGCGACGGCCGGCGCCCCGGCCGCGGCCCCGGCCGCCGCGGCGGCGGGCGGACCGGGCGGATCGGGCACGTCCGGCGAGCTGCCGCTGTCGCCGCTCCAGGAAGGTCTCCTGTACCACCTGATGCTCGCGGGCGAGGGCCGCGACATCTACGTGCAGCAGGCCGTCGTGACACTGTCCGGCCCGCTCGACCCGGGCCGGATGGCGGAGGCGGCGCGCGCGGTGCTGGAGAAGTTCCCCAATCTGCGCGCCGGCTTCCGCACGGACGGCGACCGCGCCGTGCAGTTCGTCCCGGACAGGTTCGAGGTGCCGTGGACCTACGCGGAGCTGGACGGCCCCGACGGCCTGGAGGCGTTCGCCGACGCCCAGCGCGCCGAGCCGTTCGACCCGGGCGCGCCGCCGCTGCTCCGCTTCGCCCTGGCCAGGGTCGGGGAGGACGACCACCGCCTGATCCTGACCTCCGAGCTGATCCTGCTGGACGGCTGGTCGGGCGGGCTGCTGGTCACCTCGCTGCTGGAGTCCTACACCGACGCCGCCGCCGAGGCGGCCCGCCCCGTCGCGCCGTTCCGCGCGTTCCTGGACTGGGTGAACGCCCGCGACCAGGACGCCTCCGCGGACGCGTGGCGCCGCGCCCTCGACGGCTTCGACGAGCCCGCCCTCGTCCGTCCCGGCCTCGCCGGGGCGCCCGCCGACCTGGCGGCCGCCGGGGAGGTGCACCGCGCGCTGCCCGCCGGCCTCGGCGAGCGGCTCGACGCGGTCGCGCGGGAGCGGGGCGTCACGCCCGGCACGGTGTTCGAGACGGCGTGGGGCCTGGTGCTGATGGGCCTCACCGGACGCGACGACGTCGTCTTCGGCGCCTCGGTGTCCGGCCGCCACCCCGACGTCGACGGCGTCGAGACCATGGTCGGGCTGCTGTTCAACACCATTCCCGTGCGGGTGCAGGCCGGGCCCGGCGACCCGGCGGCCGCCGTGCTGGACCGCGTCCAGGCCGCCCGGTCCGAGCTGTTCGACCACCAGCACGTCGCGCTCGCCGACGTGCAGCGCGCCACCGGCCTCGGGACGCTGTTCGACACGCTGTTCGTCTTCCAGAACTTCCCCGGCATGCCCACCGGCCGCGGCTTCGGCCCCGGCGGCGGCCTGCGCGTCCTCGGACGCGAGGTCCGCGACGCCACCCACTACCCGGTCACCATGGTCGTCGACCCCGGCGCGGGCCTGCGCGTCATGTACCGGGAGGACGCGTTCACCCGCGCCGCCGCCGAGCGGATCACCGACCGGTACGTCCGCGTCCTGGAGCAGATCGCCGCCGCGCCGGAGGCCCCCTGCCACCGCCTCGGCCTCCTCGTCCCCGAGGAGCACGACCGGCTGCGGCGCGACTGGGACGAGGCACGCCACCCCGTCCCCGAGTCGACCGTCGCCGAACTGCTCGCCGAGCGCGCCGCCGAGCGGCCGGACGACCTCGCGCTGGTGTCGCTGCCGGACGTCCGCCTCACCTATGGGGAGCTGAACGCCCAGGTCAACCGGCTCGCGCGGCTCCTGCTCGCGCACGGCGCCGGGCCCGAGAGGGTCGTCGCGCTGGCCCTGCCGCGCTCGGCGCAGATGGTCGTCGCGCTGTTCGCCGTCCTGCGCACCGGCGCCGCGTACCTGCCGCTGGAACTGGACTACCCGGCCGGCCGGCTCGACTACATGCTCGCCGACGCGGCCCCCGCCTGCCTCGTCTCGCACCGCGGCATCGCCGCCGGGCTGTCCCATGGCGGTACCACCCTCGCCCTGGACGACCCCGCGACGGCGCGCGCACTCGCGGACCTCCCGGGCACCGACCTCACGCCCGGTGAGCTGCCCGGGTTCGCGCCCGGCACGCCCGGCCGCCTCGACCGTCCCGCGTACGTCATCTACACCTCCGGCTCCACGGGCCGCCCGAAGGGCGTGGTGACGCCCTACCGCGGGCTGACCAACATGCAGTTCAACCACCGCGCCCGCATCTTCGACCCGGTCGTGAAGGCCGCCGGGCGGCGGCTGCGCATCGCCCACACCGTCTCCTTCTCCTTCGACATGTCCTGGGAGGAGCTGCTGTGGCTCATCGAGGGCCATGAGGTGCACGTCTGCGACGAGGACCTGCGCCGCGACGCCGAGGCGCTGACCGCCTACCTGCGCCGCCACGGCATCGACGTCATCAACGTCACCCCGACCTACGCCCAGCAGCTCCTGGACGAAGGGCTCCTCGACGGCGGGCACCGGCCGCCGCTCGTCCTGCTCGGCGGCGAGGCGGTCCCGGCGTCGGTGTGGGACCGGCTCGCACGCGCCGACGGCGTCCTCGGCTACAACCTCTACGGGCCGACCGAGTACACGATCAACACCCTCGGCGGCGGCACCGCGGACAGCGCGACGCCGACCGTCGGCAAGCCCATCTGGAACACGCGCGGCCACGTCCTGGACGGCTGGCTGCGTCCCGTCCCGCCCGGCGCGCCCGGCGAGCTGTACATCGCCGGGGCCGGGCTCGCGCGCGGCTACCTCGGCCGCCCCGACCTGACCGCCGAGCGGTTCGTCGCCGACCCGTACTGCTGCGGGGTGGGGGCCGCCCACGTCCCTGGCGGCCCCCTGTGCTCCGGCGGCCGCATGTACCGGACGGGCGACCTGGTGCGTGTCCGCGAGGACGGCAACATCGACTTCCTCGGCCGCACCGACGACCAGGTCAAGATCCGCGGCTACCGCGTCGAGCTGGAGGAGGTCGAGGCCGCGCTCGCCGCCGAGCCCGGCGTCGGGCAGGCCGCGGTGATCGCGGCCGACACCGAGGTCGCGGGGGTCAGGCGCCTCGTCGGCTACGTCGTGCCGGACGGGACGCGCGAGGGCGCCGCCGACGAGCAGATCGCCGAGTGGCGGCAGATCTACGACGCCGAGTACACCGAGGTCGGCACCGTCGTCCACGCCGAGGAGTTCGCGGGCTGGGACAGCAGCTACGACGGCGCCCCCATCCCGCTGGACGACATGCGCGAGTGGCGGGAGACGACCGTCGAGCGCATCCGCGGGCTGCACGGGGAGCGCGGCCCGGGACGCGTCCTGGAGATCGGAGTCGGCGCCGGGCTGATCCTGACCCGCCTCGCCCCGCATGCCGCCGAGTACCGGGGCACCGACTTCTCCGCGCCCGTCATCGAGAAGCTGCGCGCCGACCTCGGCCCGGACACGGCCGTCCGGCTGGACGTCCGGCCGGCGCACGACGTCTCCGGGCTGCCCCGCGGGCACTTCGACACCATCGTCATCAACTCGGTGGCGCAGTACTTCCCCGGCGCCGGGTACCTCCAGGACGTCCTCGCCAAGGCGATGGACCTGCTCGCGCCGGGCGGCGCGCTGTTCCTCGGCGACATCCGGGACCTGC carries:
- a CDS encoding salicylate synthase, with the translated sequence MSSGLSIDQTSTEIVAECTSDPLALMARLAGSGLYDDYVVYERPGSYTFAGGVLGEVVLDAGEVRTRWPDTGTASAPWSGRPADVLREAFAASPLPVWNAYGWIAFEFAAPRPAGRLAHLVVPRAEVRVADGLARVTAAGPGEAGRLAGLIAGTGAAAPAEPAPVDVRVGAAEYKPRVARAVADIEAGAYQKIIVSRRLDVPFPVDVVATYVRGRAANNPARSFLLDLAGFQATGFSPEVLASVDAAGRVMTQPLAGTRAFGLGRDTDARTRHELETDPKEIFEHAVSVRTSQDELYGICARDTVRVTGFMTVKERGSVQHLGSSVSGTLAPGRTAWDALDALFPGVTASGIPKPEAIEAVTRLDEPRGLYAGAVAALSHDGSFDSALVLRALYKEDGRAWLRAGAGIVSGSTPDREYEETCEKLASIAPHVVPLP
- a CDS encoding non-ribosomal peptide synthetase, which gives rise to MRDQTTVARRRELMRRMMAEAGLGPDTARPVPRGSDGPAPLSYAQQSMWLHHRTFPASPAYNVCLLIRMSGPLDTGALRDALRGLIRRHAILRTVYADAPDGAPDGAPDGAPDGRAVQIVTDDDTLDLEPAGCGDADARAAELAALPFDLRAERPIRLELLRLGEDEHALVLVVHHIAWDGMTWGSLSRDLSALYRAAVTGGPDGLPRLDVQYADFAEWEQKRPADEADLAYWRGRLDPPPPPLDLPSDRPRGTVLSEEGGRRARRFDDAVTEGMRRLAAEENLTPYMVMLTAYAVLLHRYTGTDDVAVGSAVMNREHVEIERLVGNFGNTLVLRTDLSGAPTFREALRRTGRTCAEGFAHQALPYDRIVQELRPARGRGRSAFFDTMLLFLAQEIGELDLPGVTSGWTHVHNRTTHFDLSLEAFVRAQGMTVEATFRREMFDDGRVDALLGHLETLLGDALADPDRPIGALELMTAGERALIDGANATARDVPDTTVVALFEEQAARTPDATAVESGAGTLTYAELDRRSSALAAALRGRGAGPDRVVALAVPRTPDLVVALLGVLKSGAAYLPLDLDHPPDRLAYMLDDARPLCAVVTPATRGLLPDGADLLVLDGAPPDVPADAPASWPAAADDLAYVIYTSGSTGRPKGVAIPHGALANFLLATRARLGLDVGDRLAAVTTVAFDIAALELYGPLISGAAVVLASREAVRDPGALAALLKDATVVQGTPSLLGTLDPAAFEGLRVLVGGEALPRPLAGALERAARAAGTPAANMYGPTEATIWATSADLPATGIGRPFWNIRAHVLDAALRPVPPGIPGELYLAGAQLARGYAGRPGLTAERFVADPSGPPGARMYRTGDLARWNRDGTLDYLGRTDDQVKIRGFRIEPAEAQAVLAAQPGVAQAAVVVREDRPGEPRLVGYYVPSGETGDLRGALAGALPDYMVPSALVPLEALPRTVNGKLDRAALPDPGDVPSGRTSGRAPRDAREAALCAIFAELLGLERVGVDDDFFALGGHSLLATRVAAKARAVLGGSLSIADVFEAPTVAALAPRLAAATGPRVRDVERPAVVPASAAQRGLWLEERLRGPSPSYALPLGLRLRGPVDPGALRAAFADVVARHEALRTLLVEGPDGLPVQRILDESAAAASAVFTVVDSRGESPGRSEAAAASHVFDIGADLPVRGTLIRTGDEDWSLVLLLHHAAADEWSFTPLLADLARAYEARREGRAPGWEPLPVQYADYATWEREAAPAAGARLGFWADTLAGAPAETVLPFDRPRPAEASHRGGLVPFRLPAAGVRRLARETGTSVFMVLHAAVAALLQRSGAGDDIVLGSPIAGRGDEDLAGLVGVFVNPLVLRADLSGDPAFAELLDRVRAADLAAFSHADVPFERVVERLAPERSLARGPLFQVMIVHQRLDDVRLALPGVRAEPFLPETGGVKFDLDLYFAEGDDEVEGFAAFAADLFDRSTVEGLLDGLGALIGQVAADPGRRLSTLGAPVAHPDTARDLPLGTAAALFEAQAARTPDRTALVFGATCLTYAELDRRAEALADRLAAAGAGPERVVALALPRSDAFAVALLAVLKTGAAYLPLDLTYPAARIEAMLEAVRPLLVLGRDEPPADAPRRARPEVSPGHLAYVVFTSGSTGAPKAVAGTQRALANRLAWGAGLTVPGVRVAKSSPAFIDGSTELLGGLVAGDTVAVADDATATDAVALAEFAGRHGAEVVTLVPSLLAALADNGLPASVTTWISSGEALPPALAARIPARLVDLYGCSEAAGDSLAAEAGGGLAPIANTRAHVLDAALREVPAGELYLAGDGLARGYLGDPARTAERFVANPFGPPGSRLYRTGDRVRRRRDGTLDFLGRADDQITIRGFRIEPGEVEAALAAQPGVRRAAVAAHGSRLVGYVVGDADPGTLDGRLRAVLPGHLVPSDLVVLDELPLNPNGKVDRRALPAPGAPAAGRAPGTERERVLARLAATVLGRADVGADDDFFRAGGDSISAALLVARARRAGLVFTVRDVFRLRTVEALAGAAATAGAPAAAPAAAAAGGPGGSGTSGELPLSPLQEGLLYHLMLAGEGRDIYVQQAVVTLSGPLDPGRMAEAARAVLEKFPNLRAGFRTDGDRAVQFVPDRFEVPWTYAELDGPDGLEAFADAQRAEPFDPGAPPLLRFALARVGEDDHRLILTSELILLDGWSGGLLVTSLLESYTDAAAEAARPVAPFRAFLDWVNARDQDASADAWRRALDGFDEPALVRPGLAGAPADLAAAGEVHRALPAGLGERLDAVARERGVTPGTVFETAWGLVLMGLTGRDDVVFGASVSGRHPDVDGVETMVGLLFNTIPVRVQAGPGDPAAAVLDRVQAARSELFDHQHVALADVQRATGLGTLFDTLFVFQNFPGMPTGRGFGPGGGLRVLGREVRDATHYPVTMVVDPGAGLRVMYREDAFTRAAAERITDRYVRVLEQIAAAPEAPCHRLGLLVPEEHDRLRRDWDEARHPVPESTVAELLAERAAERPDDLALVSLPDVRLTYGELNAQVNRLARLLLAHGAGPERVVALALPRSAQMVVALFAVLRTGAAYLPLELDYPAGRLDYMLADAAPACLVSHRGIAAGLSHGGTTLALDDPATARALADLPGTDLTPGELPGFAPGTPGRLDRPAYVIYTSGSTGRPKGVVTPYRGLTNMQFNHRARIFDPVVKAAGRRLRIAHTVSFSFDMSWEELLWLIEGHEVHVCDEDLRRDAEALTAYLRRHGIDVINVTPTYAQQLLDEGLLDGGHRPPLVLLGGEAVPASVWDRLARADGVLGYNLYGPTEYTINTLGGGTADSATPTVGKPIWNTRGHVLDGWLRPVPPGAPGELYIAGAGLARGYLGRPDLTAERFVADPYCCGVGAAHVPGGPLCSGGRMYRTGDLVRVREDGNIDFLGRTDDQVKIRGYRVELEEVEAALAAEPGVGQAAVIAADTEVAGVRRLVGYVVPDGTREGAADEQIAEWRQIYDAEYTEVGTVVHAEEFAGWDSSYDGAPIPLDDMREWRETTVERIRGLHGERGPGRVLEIGVGAGLILTRLAPHAAEYRGTDFSAPVIEKLRADLGPDTAVRLDVRPAHDVSGLPRGHFDTIVINSVAQYFPGAGYLQDVLAKAMDLLAPGGALFLGDIRDLRTVRCLHAAIRLGRGRGDLDAVERAVRMEKELLLDPAFFGALEGPARVDVLTKRGTHHNELTRHRYDAVLWKDVPPPPETTTVDWAGLDDLKRRAAGPLRVRGIPDPRLSGEIAALRALRGGAPPERARAALDAPPDGVEPETLYALDPGVVLTPSSEIGRYDAVFGGGAACPPAEPGRPPASYASDPVAARDLGVLAARVREGLKRRLPGYMVPSAIVTLDALPLTVNGKLDRRALPDPGREGPRRAGRPPRTPVERLLCTLFAEVLDAPGAGIDDDFFDLGGHSLLATRLVGRARSVLGAELAIRDLFEAPTVAELAGRVHRNAAGGAPPRPALTPRERPARIPLSFAQRRLWMLDQLLREDDGPRGAYHLPLAVRLRGDLDRAALDAAIGDVTARHESLRTVFAEHDGTPYQRILPPEEARPVLEIASCTPEEFIARPFDLAADLPLRVAVFPEGEREHLLLAVFHHIAFDEWSFGPFARDVAAAYGARLEGRGPGWEPPPVQYADHALWQRELLGDPLDPGSVHARQLDHWARALAGIPDEIPLPVDRPRPGTVGQRGATLSAALPPGLTGRLRRVARDAGASMFMVCQAAVAALLHRTGAGDDIPLGSPVAGRTEEAAAGLVGFFVNTLVLRADVSGAPTFAELLARVRETALAGLAHQDLPFEAVVEALRPRRVPGRNPLFQVMVGYENQGAGDVRFPGLEQREALFGPGAAKFDLDFIFREDAGTGDLRLIVDYSADLFDRDTARALADGIAGLLESVAADPDVAVGALPSVRTARTVTAEPAAAVAAPRGGDREAALCRIFAAELGVPDVGPDDDFFDLGGHSLLAMRLVRRIRREPGCAGLRIAALMASPTVAGLLGHLEEGRRDE